The genomic region CCGAAACTTATGGATATAGCTTCATTGATCCTATTCATTACATTTTCGTCCAAATGTCCCATCTTCTCTTTCAGCCTCTTTTTATCGATGGTCCTGATTTGTTCCAGCAATACAACGGAATCTTTCTGAAGTCCGACATTGCCTGAGTTTATTGGTATGTGTGTCGGCAGGCGTGATTTGTTCAGCTGGCTTGTAATAGCGGCGGCAATAACAGTTGGGCTGTATTTATTGCCGACATCGTTCTGAACAATCAGCACCGGACGCACCCCGCCCTGCTCCGAACCAACAACAGGGCTTAGATCGGCATAGTAAATATCTCCTCTTTTTATAGTCACAAATGCTCACTCTCCGCTGTTGACAAATAATATTGAAAGATAAATCTTCCACTATTATTCTTGCCATGACACTGCCCATTTTAATCACAAATAAAAATTTTTTGTGTTAAGATTCGTGTGTTTCAGTAACATATTATACAGAGATGAGCTTATTTGTGAGAAACGCAAGGTTTCAAACTTTTGATTGGTACCGTTTTTTTATATAATTTGACCTTTTTTTTATTCTTTTAAAAGATAATTAACGCTAAAAACCTGATTTCCATTTTCGTAATATACTCTTGGGATGCGGCGTGCTACACCGCAGAC from Bacillota bacterium harbors:
- a CDS encoding type II toxin-antitoxin system PemK/MazF family toxin, translated to MTIKRGDIYYADLSPVVGSEQGGVRPVLIVQNDVGNKYSPTVIAAAITSQLNKSRLPTHIPINSGNVGLQKDSVVLLEQIRTIDKKRLKEKMGHLDENVMNRINEAISISFGLEGLD